Genomic DNA from Mesorhizobium sp. 131-2-1:
AACCCATATCCGTGCCGCTTTCGGTGCACGCGGCCCCTTGCAATCGCGGCCTCCACGACCGTATCCGCGCCCACGCCAGGCCTGCTCATCGGGGCACGGCCTCAATTGAATGCCCATAGCGGCCACCCGTGCCGGCGGCTTAGTCCAACACGTTTTTAGCTCATCGTCGCGATCCACCTCAGCGCGCTTTCGCCACCCGCCGTTCTGCGCGACGCCAAGCTAAAAACGCTCTGCATAATCACGAGTGGCAGCTTTTGTGGCTTCTCAACGCAGCCCTCCGAGTCAGCCAAACGAGATCCAAGCCTGATCAATCTCATTGTTCACCGTCGACTACATAAAGTGCGTGGCCACTGGATGCATCTCTATCGCGCCATCGACAGTGTCGGCGACCGTCGAAACCTCCATGGTTGACCCGATCCCATCGGCATCAACGACACCGATGCCGGCGAGGAACTGGCGCTGATCGGCCCATCAATCGGGTAAGACAACCATTCTCCGTATCCTAATGACGCTCGAATCTGCGGCGCGACAATGAAGCTGCGAGCGCGACTTCTAATCAGAATTGGGATCTTCGCATTTTTGGTGCAGGTGCCGGGATTCACGGGCGGTGCGAATGAGTCCATAGAGTCGGAATCGCAGTCGACGCCGGTGATTCGGCCCTTTACCGGCCGCGTCCACAGCCACTACCTGGGCCGGGTGGCTGATCTGCCGTGGCAGGAACGGGTAGTCGAAATCCGGCTTCACGCCAGGCGGTTCCGTTGCGCCGATCCGCAATGCCGTCAGCGGATCTTTACGGAACGGTTGCCGGAAACGGTGTAGCCGAGAGCGAGACGCACCGCCCCTCTCGGCGAGAGCCATCTGGCGATCGGTTTCACGATCGGTGGCGAATCCGACTCGCGCCTGGCGCGCAAACTCGCTATGCCGGTAAGCGGCGAGAAGCTGCTGCGGATGATCCGCGCAGCCGGGTTCGAGCCGCCGGCCGCGCCTCGGGTGATCGGCATCGACGACTGGGTCTGGCGCAAGGGGTAGCGCTACGGAACGATCATCTGCGATCTGGAGCGCAACCTCGTGCTCGATCTGTCGCCGGACCGAAATGCCAACACGGTCGCGTCATGGCTGAAACGTCATCCGGGCATCGAAGTCATCGCTCGCGATCGCGCACCGGATCGGCATGAGCGTGAGAACGGTCGAGCGCTGGCTTGCAGCGGGCGGGGAGCCCGAGCACTGGCGCCCGCCCGCGCGCTCGGTTCTCATGGATCCTTTCCAGGAGTATCTCGAGGGACGCTGGCAGGAAGGCCAACGTAACGGGTTGCACTGTGGAGCGAAATCAAGCGTCGGGGCTTTGCAGGCAGCAAGGCGACCGTCTACAGGTGGACCGCCGCCCGCCATCAGTGCTCATCGGCCGCTCCACGAAATGCGCGATGGCGGTCACCGTCGCGCCGAAACTGTACATGGCTGCTGGCGAAGACCCGACTTTGCTCGATGAGCAGACCAAGCAATTCTTAGACTATCTCTATCACTGCGGCCGGAGCTCTTGAAGGCGGGTGACCTGGCTCGACGTTTCGCTGCACTGATACGCGGTAACGATGATGCCATTCTCGAGCAATGGATCGAGGACACCATGGACAGCGAACTGGCCTCCCTTGCAGCAGGCATCGGTCGTGACATTGCGGCTGTTCGGGCCGCCATCACTCAGCCCTGGAGCCCCAGTCCCGTCGAGAGACAGATCTACGTCTCAACCATCAAACGCTCGATCTATGTGCGCTCCGGGTATGCGCTGCTGAGAAAGAAACAGGCTGATGGCGGCCGCCTAACGACCGTAGAAACAGACGGGGCAACCAAGGGAACGCCCCTGCACCAAATATGCGGAAGATCCCAGAATTGTCGCGCTACACGAATCGATCACCGGCGGTAATATTAATGGTGAGCAACTCTATCACACGGAACGTGACGGCATTTGCACCAATGTTGGGTGAAGGTCGTCTCTTACCTGGCACCACCTGCGCCGGCGTGCGGAGGTAAAGGCCGAAGATTGTTTCTAATCGCCACGGTTCGGAAATGGCGTGATTGACCAACTGATCAATTCGACGGCCCGCTGAAGTGCGAACTCCGTCTCAGCAAGGCTGGGGGAAACGGCGATGACATGTCCGATACCGTCTCGGTAATCGCCTTTCCTGACGATCGGCGTCTTCGGTTTAACATACAGTTTGACCTCGACGACGCCTGATATGGCAGCCGCCCGACCGACGCCATCAATCCAATCGAGGATGCCATCGCGATCAGTATCCAGCATCCGCGTGGCCGCAGTATGCGAGTGTCTTTTGCGCAAATTCGATTCGTCGCCAATGAAGAGCTTGATGTGCTCGGTGACGAGATCGACACCGTAAGCCAGCTGAACCAGTTGAGAATCAACCGCGCCCGCAAGGCGCGGATTAACTTCAATGACCACTGGGCCAAGCTTAGTCCACCGGAATTCAATGTTCGTTGGACCCCAGCCAAGGCCAAGAGCTCGCAAAGACTTCAGCGAAACATCGGCGATGCGCTCATGCTCGTCATCAGGCAGCTCGGCCGGAAAGGTGAACTGACGATAGACGAAATTGGGGGGGGGGCCGAAGTCAGAGGTAGCAATTCCAATGACCTCATTTCCCATTATCTGAGCAGTATAATGGGGACCTTGTGCAAATTCTTCGACCAGTATCGTCGGCCGAGACCGCCATATGTGCTTCCCGCTCAACAGATACGCGGTATGTTCGGCTAACTCGTCGCCAGTGCGGCACAATCGGACACCGCGGCTGCCGCAGCCTGCGGCTGGCTTAAGAATCACCGGCAGGCCGATCGCCGCAGCAGAGCTTTCTACGTCCGTCGCATTCGCTGCCAAGCGATATGCAGGTACTGCAACGCCGGCCTCCGCGAGGAGCTGACGTTGAGTGAATTTGTCGCAGCATCGTTCAATCGATGCGGGGTTCGGTCCTGGTAGATCGAAATACCGGCAGAGCGTGCCGGCTGTCACGTGGACCGACTCGTCGGCGGTTGTAAAGCCAGTAATGCCAGCAATGTCATAGGTCGCGCTCAGCCGGGAACATTCGCCGATCAGTACATCGAGATTGTCTGTATCGACACGGATTGCCTCAACCCCTTCCACCGCAAGGTAGTCGTAATGGGCGGGATCGGCGGATAGGTTAATCGGATGAAGACCAAGACGCTGGGCCGCTTGGACGTATAGGCGACCATTACTTCCGCCTTCAAGCATGATGAGAGCTCTTCTTGCCATTGACTCGTTAACCTCGACGCTGGTGCTGTGCGGAGGTCCGAGCATCAGCCTTTTAGACGTGCCGATCCTCAGACTTGGCAGTGAACTTACCATTTTCAGCGATTTGCGATCGGAAAGATTCTGCAAATTTAGTTGAAGGTTTCGTTGCAATAGCTGAGCTAAGACGCCGAGGATCGGTTAGCTGCTGGTCGGGCGGCGAGACTGGCGAATGATCTATAGCAGCATGTGCCGCACGCTGCGCTGGAGACGCCGAAGCTTCTCCTCGAGCGCCAGGCCGGCCATGACAGTCGAGGGCCTTCTGAAGAAGCGATTTGCGGCAGCGTCAGCGTTCGCAAATCGTCGCGCTTTGGTTCACAGAGCAGCGGGACCTGCCGGGCGGCAAAACTCCGCTCTTGCAGGTTGATGCGCTTCAGCGGCACAGGCAAGAAAGCGGACGACCCAATGGTGGTCTTGCCGAGCGCGCCCGTGCTCTTGGCTGGACGGATGTGACAGTTATCGAATGACGCCCTTGGCCGCTCGGGTTGGGGCGTCAGTCGTCCGGGCTTCGAGAAGCTGCTGTCGGCGATCTGTGAAGATCGTGTCGGCAGTGAATCGCCAGCCTGCAAAGCGAGGAGGCGCTCGTCGAGTCCCCTGTCAGCCAGGTCAGCCGCATGTCGGGGTGCGAAATGTCTCCTCCATAGAGCGGGGTTCTGAAGATTTCGCTGCAGCGTCCAGTTGCGCGCGCCGGCGCGGCTCTGAATGCGCCCCCTTTCGCGCATACAGCGCAGAAATGCCGAGATGTTCGCTTAAAGATCAAATACTCGATCTTGACCACCGCCCCTTGGTCTTAGAGTGAGTGCCAATTCGGTGGAATGAAGTCGGCGGCCTTGATCCCATTCTCCCAAAGTTCGATGGGCATTACCTTTCCCGCCCGCAACCAGCAACAGCGCCACTGCGACGCCTTCGAATGCCCACGTCAGGGAATGGTTCTGCGCGACAGCACCCCAGATCCAGCTGCCGACCGCCATGCCGCCATAGGTCAAAGCAGATTAGATCGACAGAGTGCGACCGACAACCCGCCTTGGGCTCGCCAACTGCACACACACGTTTGTTCCGGCCCAGGTGACAACCCAGCCTGCGCCACCGATGGCAAGCGCGATCGCCGCGCAGGAACCGACGAGCAAAAGGCAACATGCCGCGCAGGCAATGGACGCGAGCGTGACCATTTCTCTTGCGTGGCGATGCATCTCAAGTAGCCATTACCCAGTCCGGCGATGAAGGTCGCCGGCGCTGAAGCCAGCTAGCAGGACGCCGTAAACGAGTGGGCCACCAGCCAGCTGATCACGCACCAGCAGCGGGGGCAGAGCGAGGATCGAGTTGCAAAGCCCAAACAGGGTTGCACGCGCGATCGCGAAGGCTAGCAGCGTCGAGGCTGCCTGCACCAGCGCAACCATAAGATCGGATGCTGGAATGTTGGCCATGAGCCAGCTGATGGCCACGCTTTGGACGAGCCAGCCGAGGCTCGGCGTGGCTGTCTAGATCGAACGAAAACCGGATTGCTGAAAGGGATCAGTGTGGTCGCCGCAAAGGACGAGGAATTTTCAGGGCGCATGACGTTCTCAACTTTCCCTCACCTGCTGTCAGCCGGGCCTTTGGCGCGCAGCTGCTTCACAACCAAGTTCGTTCTCGCGCCCTCGACACTGGAGAGATTTCGTATGGCCATGCCGATGTGCGTAATGGCTCCAATTGAGTGTAAGCGGGTCGGGGTCGCGCAACCGGTGGGCGCGGTCAGTTCTGCCCTGCGATATTAGCTTTGGATGGTGCTACTGCGCCGGGGGGGCGGCTTGTCAAACGGTCGCCAGCCCGCAGCGGCCACCGGCTCGATCAGGGGCAAAAAGGGAACGGGATCTGCGCCTAGGGCCGGGCCGTTTTCACCATTGGCATCGGAAAAGAGCCAGTGGATCATGAAGGGGCATCACGGTCGTTCAGCGCCTCCTTGATCCTCTTCGAGCGTGTCAGTTCCGCTTTCGAAGAGCGCCATGATCTTTGCGGCCAAGGCCTCACGTTCGGGGTCTCCGGCGGGAAAAGGCCGCCGAGCTCCGCGAGCGCCTTGCTGAGCATTTCCAGTTGTTCTGGACGTGCAAAACTATGGTGCGGCATGGCAGACCTCCCTCAACGCGCCTGAAGCCATTCACAACGTCGCCCGCCGCATTATCGCAGCCCGCGTGTCAGTCGAACAAGCCGCTTTTGCGAGCCGGCGCTATTGCGCCATCTCGAGTGCCGGAAACACACACCAGGGTCGGTGTGAACCCGTTCGCGCACCGCTCCTCCAGATCGCCCGAATTCCTCGAGCCCGATAGGTTCACCCCTCCCCCGCGAAACCCTAAGCCAGAAGCTTTTGCACGCGGCGATCCACTGCATGGCCGATATTGGATCTTCCAAGATCGCGGCGCTCGTAGGGGAATCCAGAAGATCGTGTGCAGCGCTTACGGGTCTGTGCCCATATGCATCATAACATGCCTGAAGGGCCGCCTTGTGAGCCATATCCTTTGCTCCTCGGGCCAGTCATTGAGAAAATCGACGCCGTCCGCAACGTTCGGAATCTCTTGCACAATAAAGGCATCACGCTTGACGGAAATTGGGCTGCTGAAATCCTCCGCGTCTATTCGTCCTCCCAACCTAATGAACTCTCACTCGGCGGGAGCATGTGACCCCGGCAATCCTTAGCAAAATGTGCTGTCATGGCTGTGACCATTCAAGGGGCCGAGCCGTCTCTGTTCCGCTCTCCTCAAGACTGATTTCGCCGCATCTGTAAACGGGTCCAACCAGATGCCCAACGCTGGCGCAGCTCCAGGAAGTCTTGCGGCACAGCTTGAGCACGATTGTGCGAAGCAGCAATCGCATTGGCCGTGCGGCGTGCGACTGCCCGGCGGGACGTCCAAAGCTGTGCGGGCGGAATGTTGAGAACGACAAGGTAATGGCAGGCAAAAAGACAATTTGTTTGGAACCGCAAAGCGCATGACAAGGACGCGCATTCCGGCGCCCTGTGTGGAGAGAGACAATTGCGCTTCGACGTCATCACCGCCGGAAAAAGAAACTCGTCGACTGATCCCGTTTGCGGGTCGCCCCAGTCGGGCCCTCGATAGCAAGCCTTTGACGAGGCGGAAGCTCGCCGGCCTGCAATTCGCGAAGGCGCCGGTCCAGTTCCTTGTCCACCGACGTCAGACGATGGTTCAAGCGAAGATAGTCCCGTCCAGGTCGGCGTGCGGAATTCCTCGGTCCACTGCATCGGCTCCTGCAGGTCGCGCTGAAGGTTCCAGTACCGCGCACCGACGCGGCTTTGCACCCGACAGCGTTCCCGTATCTGATCGAGAAATTCCTCGAGGTCGCTTCCGGTATGGCGTACTCGATTTTGACCTCGACCGGACCGCTCCTCGACTGCAGGTCGAGGGCGAGTTGCGGGGTCTCGAAATCAAGCGAATCCTGATCGGATTCCTTCCATTGAGGGATCGGCAGCAGGAGCCCGGTTGCGGCAACCAGCAGCAGGGCGCCCGCGGAACTCTCCAGCGCCGCCGTGAGGGTTTTCAGCCAACGCGCCCCATAGCCAGCTTCCGGCCGCAATACCGCCTGACGCAAGCGCAGAGTAGATCGAGAGCGTACGCCCGACGACCCATCTTGGGCTCGACAGCTGCACGCTGACGTCAAGCCCTGTCCAGGTGACGACCCATCCCGCCCCGCCAAGGGTCAAGGCTTTCGTCGCCACAACGATCGAAGGGGTGAAGGCGAGCCAGGCATCAGGCGGCGCAGGAGATGCACGCCAGCGTGGTCAGCCGCGCCTGCGAAAGCGCCCGTCTCAACGCATTGTTGGAAATGACCGCGCACAAGGCGCCGGCGCCAAACCCGGCCATCAGCACACCGTAGACGATCGGCCCGCCGCCGAGCTAATCGCGCGCAACGAGAGGCAGTAGCGCCGGGATGGAAATGCTCGTCAGTCCGAAAAGAGTTCCGCGTGCGATTGCCGCCTTGATCTCCTCCCGACAGTGCCGTGAAGCGCGCGCCGTCATGAATGGCCGTGGTCAACGGCTCACGCGGAAGAGGCGAAGACCGGCCGCTCCATTTGCAGAGACCAACGACCCAAAGCATCGCGACATAGGTCAGTGTCGCCAAGGCAAAGGCGGTCAGCGGTCCGCACCGAAGGAAGCAACAACGATGCCACCGAGTGCGGGGCCTATGCTTCGCGTGGCATTGTAGCTGACCGAGATCAGCGTGACAGCGGCTGGCACCTCGCGCTTTCGCAGAATGTCGCCAACCGAGGCGTGCCAGGCCGGATCGGTGAAGGCAGCGCCGCATCCGGCCAGACAGCTGAATGCCAGGATCATCCACGGATTGTATAATCCTATCCCCACAAGGGCGGTCAGCATGATCGACGACATGCTATCACGCACCAGCCGAGCGCCATGACATGCTGAAATTGTCGGCAACGGCGCCGGCAAAGATCGACAGAATGAAAACGGGCAGCGTCGTGGAGGCCTGCACCAGGGCGACCATCACGTCCGAGCTGGAGATGGTTGCCATGAGCCAGCTGACCGCGACGGTCTGGAACAACCAGCCCAGGCTCGACACGTGAGCCACGAGCCAGACAGCGCGGAAGGTGGAGTTTTCGAGCGGCGCGAACGTCGCGGACGAAACTGAAGACGCGTCCGCGCGCACCCCCCTGCTCATGGTCCGAGCCTCCATTGGCAAATGATCAAGCTGAAATTTCTACTTGCCGGCTTGCAGAGAGAGAGTGGCGGGATGAGGGCACTACAGGCACGTAGCGCAGATAATTTTCCGAGCGGCGGGTCCGATGGCTGCCGCTGCCTGGCCGCTCAAAGCGCCAAGACTTGCTCCTTGCGCGAAGCTCTTGCTTCATGCCGAAGAGAAACCGGCGAGCAAGCCCGTCTGTCGTCCGCCGGCCAGGCGCATAAAGCACACGTGCAAACCCTCTGCAGAGCCGCGTCTGTGACCACACGCTCCGGGGTTGGTGCCGGCGCTGAGTTCGCGTTCTTCCTTGCCCAAGAAGTCTACGGATAGAGCCATTTTAGGGCGCCCTGCGGATGGGAGGAGGCACCGGCAGGGCACGCCACGCGGGTCGCAGTCCATG
This window encodes:
- a CDS encoding ATP-grasp domain-containing protein; the protein is MARRALIMLEGGSNGRLYVQAAQRLGLHPINLSADPAHYDYLAVEGVEAIRVDTDNLDVLIGECSRLSATYDIAGITGFTTADESVHVTAGTLCRYFDLPGPNPASIERCCDKFTQRQLLAEAGVAVPAYRLAANATDVESSAAAIGLPVILKPAAGCGSRGVRLCRTGDELAEHTAYLLSGKHIWRSRPTILVEEFAQGPHYTAQIMGNEVIGIATSDFGPPPNFVYRQFTFPAELPDDEHERIADVSLKSLRALGLGWGPTNIEFRWTKLGPVVIEVNPRLAGAVDSQLVQLAYGVDLVTEHIKLFIGDESNLRKRHSHTAATRMLDTDRDGILDWIDGVGRAAAISGVVEVKLYVKPKTPIVRKGDYRDGIGHVIAVSPSLAETEFALQRAVELISWSITPFPNRGD